A window of the Eremothecium cymbalariae DBVPG#7215 chromosome 5, complete sequence genome harbors these coding sequences:
- a CDS encoding uncharacterized protein (no homolog in Ashbya gossypii) yields the protein MHIMPVPAKHDMHPYCHKQPKITVTLPSQLYLYHSGNLRSGCFLFLRPHVQYVSSPSSSMCTHTLYKNQKNEISFLGHRRCPILDPSSTGSGLAPPSLSGTASFSPDRPDYKREGKAKRTTGGGSYLGNKREHRPPPARAARVRCNENQQRSPRLRDRRPGKRLGNKR from the coding sequence ATGCATATTATGCCTGTTCCAGCAAAGCACGACATGCACCCTTATTGTCATAAACAACCGAAAATAACTGTAACACTACCGTCACAATTGTACCTTTATCATTCCGGAAACCTTAGATCTGgatgttttttgtttctaCGCCCCCACGTGCAGTATGTATCATCACCGTCGTCATCTATGTGTACACACACCCTAtataaaaaccaaaaaaatgaaatttcctttttggGACATCGCCGCTGCCCCATTCTTGATCCGAGCAGCACTGGATCAGGCCTCGCCCCTCCTTCCCTGAGCGGCACTGCGAGCTTTTCTCCGGATCGGCCTGATTACAAACGTGAAGGGAAAGCGAAGCGAACCACAGGCGGTGGGTCATATCTGGGAAACAAACGGGAACACCGCCCGCCGCCTGCGCGCGCCGCGCGTGTGCGCTGCAACGAGAATCAACAACGTTCTCCCCGTCTCCGTGACCGCCGGCCCGGGAAACGCCTCGGAAACAAAAGATAG
- the PGU1 gene encoding endo-polygalacturonase (similar to Ashbya gossypii ADR327W), whose amino-acid sequence MKLQHTLTLASLIGPATAGVISPCSDCILTGNSLDNLADVKKCTNIIIKDFTVPAGQKLDLTGLHDGTTVTFDGRITMGYAKWEGPVIQIKGKNIHVTGTPNHVIDGEGQRWWNCKGDPNNEKPKMIRLSLSNNSVAENLKVKNTPKSAFSLNNSHGLVVRNVLIDNRDGKDTAKNTDGFDVSSSTNITIKGCTVYNQDDCLAINKGSGITFTENNCYDGHGISIGSVGHTRGDQVTDVHITDNKVFTSTNGLRIKTIVDAEGDVSGIYFLNNRLTDVKKYGIVIEGDYKDGTTTGNPTGGVPITNLHVIGNHGNVVNSKSSPVKILVKNASKWEWARNNIIGGRKFACSGAPDRFGECL is encoded by the coding sequence ATGAAACTACAGCACACATTGACACTTGCCTCGCTCATTGGCCCCGCAACAGCGGGCGTGATCAGCCCATGTTCAGATTGTATCTTGACCGGCAACTCGTTGGACAACCTGGCAGATGTCAAGAAATGTAccaacatcatcatcaagGACTTCACCGTCCCAGCTGGCCAGAAACTGGATCTCACTGGTTTGCATGACGGCACCACTGTCACCTTCGATGGTCGCATCACCATGGGCTACGCCAAGTGGGAAGGCCCTGTTATCCAGATCAAAGGCAAAAACATCCACGTCACAGGTACTCCCAACCACGTTATCGACGGTGAGGGCCAACGCTGGTGGAATTGCAAGGGCGATCCCAACAACGAAAAGCCCAAGATGATCCGCCTGTCGCTCTCCAACAATTCCGTTGCCGAAAACCTGAAAGTCAAAAACACCCCCAAGAGCGCCTTCAGCTTGAACAATTCCCACGGCCTGGTGGTCAGAAACGTGCTCATCGACAACCGTGACGGTAAGGACACCGCCAAGAACACCGACGGCTTCGACGTCAGCAGCTCCACcaacatcaccatcaaGGGATGCACCGTATACAACCAGGACGACTGCCTGGCCATCAACAAGGGCTCCGGCATCACCTTCACAGAGAACAACTGCTACGACGGCCATGGAATCTCCATCGGATCTGTAGGCCACACCAGGGGCGACCAAGTCACCGACGTCCACATCACCGACAACAAGGTTTTCACCTCCACTAATGGTCTCAGAATCAAGACCATCGTCGACGCTGAAGGCGACGTCTCCGGCATCTACTTTTTAAACAACCGACTCACCGACGTGAAGAAGTACGGCATTGTCATCGAAGGTGACTACAAAGACGGCACCACCACGGGCAACCCCACCGGCGGCGTCCCAATCACCAACCTACACGTGATCGGCAATCACGGTAATGTCGTAAACAGCAAGAGCTCCCCCGTCAAGATCCTGGTCAAGAACGCCTCCAAATGGGAGTGGGCTAGAAACAACATCATCGGCGGACGCAAGTTCGCGTGCAGCGGTGCTCCAGATCGCTTTGGCGAATGCCTCTGA
- a CDS encoding uncharacterized protein (similar to Ashbya gossypii ADR326C), producing the protein MSSSHNQNTTFQERRNKLSIWVKKFIQPNREHKSSSSLNQRSQKPQRRQLLSVDQEPILSIDPDINDNDTQNSIFTVSARDVFSTSNSTAASLEVHPLCSTTKQSHRGHRHNNHHQNQLTNNYFTHRNPQHQQQQDSAATSSTHHHQHHHHLPQVSRIDFENPNDNASTVPLVSVCSSSIKSSTFSDAHSLQSTRATVFSNKTFDTNSSTIGIPPASIVDRGRYTVAAPSVLSMATSQTTQPPPQQQGRSSYHRTNSVHTSVSVTSVATILDS; encoded by the exons ATGTCTAGTTCGCATAATCAGAATACTACATTTCAAG AACGTAGGAATAAACTATCTATTTGGGTCAAAAAATTTATCCAACCGAACAGAGAACACAAGTCGTCGTCTTCATTAAATCAGAGAAGCCAGAAACCACAACGGCGTCAATTGCTGTCTGTGGATCAGGAGCCGATACTGTCCATAGACCCAGATAtaaatgataatgatacaCAAAACTCGATATTCACAGTAAGCGCACGAGATGTTTTCAGCACCAGTAACTCTACGGCAGCGTCCTTAGAAGTACACCCTCTGTGTTCTACTACGAAGCAGAGTCATCGCGGTCATCGTCATaataatcatcatcaaaaccAACTCACCAATAATTATTTTACCCATCGCAATCCACAAcaccaacagcaacaggATAGTGCAGCTACCAGCAGCAcacatcatcatcaacaccaccaccacctaCCACAGGTATCTAgaattgattttgagaaCCCAAATGATAATGCAAGCACTGTCCCATTGGTATCTGTCTGCTCGTCTTCTATAAAATCAAGTACTTTCTCAGATGCTCACTCTCTGCAATCTACCAGGGCCACCGTCTTTTCTAATAAAACATTTGACACAAACTCCAGCACCATAGGTATCCCACCGGCAAGTATTGTAGATAGAGGAAGATATACGGTTGCCGCTCCTAGTGTCTTAAGTATGGCCACTTCTCAAACAACCCAACCGCcgccgcagcagcagggaAGATCCTCGTATCACAGAACTAATAGCGTTCACACCTCAGTCAGCGTGACAAGTGTCGCTACCATCCTCGATTCCTAA
- the PHO86 gene encoding Pho86p (similar to Ashbya gossypii ADR325C), giving the protein MPFPQLDPNLTKPIDRDAPPTIYGSVLKPELATAALNLPIDFLKQKESLANQYLAAQKLTLGSILFAVVVYMCSSCTLPRERTGSVVEYVYLFAGINRKEMVTALIVSAISASLLLTSLAKLTNAVFKAKSKVILDSHGISVFNVDLTKLGAGDPSVTKDKNLENTHIVVYRETPIALVTVQENKSLSTKDALVVSISSMGSRLVYLKSGILEDLIDWALVRTKKIQHQSDKYKKGTSMKLIIEVYSFDTHMKETLKKKGFSVIESYKLPESRILGGLFSIKRELWGIQFHFESKKEK; this is encoded by the coding sequence ATGCCTTTTCCACAGTTAGATCCCAATTTGACGAAACCCATAGACAGGGATGCACCACCAACAATTTATGGGTCAGTATTGAAGCCTGAGCTTGCCACAGCAGCTCTCAATTTACCTATTGATTTCCTCAAACAGAAAGAATCGTTGGCAAACCAGTATTTGGCGGCGCAGAAGCTCACTTTGGGGAGTATTTTATTTGCGGTGGTTGTGTACATGTGTAGCAGCTGCACCCTTCCTAGGGAGAGAACAGGATCAGTCGTTGAGTATGTTTATCTGTTTGCGGGGATAAACAGGAAGGAAATGGTGACTGCACTAATAGTTTCAGCTATAAGTGCATCCCTACTGCTTACCTCTTTGGCAAAACTTACGAACGCAGTGTTTAAGGCCAAATCGAAAGTGATTTTAGATTCTCACGGTATCAGTGTTTTTAATGTTGATTTAACGAAGCTTGGCGCCGGAGATCCTAGTGTTACCAAGGATAAAAATCTGGAGAACACACATATTGTAGTTTATCGTGAAACGCCAATTGCGTTGGTGACTGTGCAGGAGAATAAGAGCCTGTCGACCAAAGATGCTTTGGTGGTAAGTATTTCCTCTATGGGTAGTCGTCTTGTCTACTTGAAGAGTGGGATACTAGAGGACTTGATTGACTGGGCTCTGGTACGGACGAAGAAGATACAGCATCAATCAGATAAGTACAAGAAAGGCACGTCAATGAAGCTTATTATTGAAGTTTATTCCTTTGATACGCATATGAAAGAAACcctgaagaagaagggaTTCAGTGTAATTGAGAGTTACAAATTACCAGAAAGCAGAATTCTTGGAGGTCTGTTTTCAATAAAGAGAGAATTATGGGGTATACAGTTTCATTTCGAatctaaaaaggaaaaatgA
- the UIP5 gene encoding Uip5p (similar to Ashbya gossypii ADR324W) has translation MSRRNYIGQWITGLAVVSTFIAFHLLFPSSEILEDSSSYPGIGSFRSEKWSQQQKHEKPLRVAKYYNSDASLDIPYLEKINKFWHVRGSTQIKNWDEIKLTRSGERERSGLVLSNGIGDNTIDDFEVVVEFAIDLSDRTKLHGDGMAIVITSLQEYMTADLHSSYAKKQFYLNHGIELDNNELMGFPRNIPGLSVVIDTYKNSANTKYKPPFISAFINDDVKQQYYDIKSDGVDSTCRHLASQEMLSVIDTSRVRIIYLESVGFLKIDIDYGFQDHWTQLFKQEKGVQLPKHPRTGERFIGVGARNGELTQTVILHRVHTYEYHWTHDQEDNKEDTFDYVEEITRYLKWELGEVVKMEEDEYTRWSLIRGQMYDADFKEDEAPKRVSYLFRTIKFLKRSLVWLGMATIAYLISVYLRVILRKKGFLRGRMKGREFPVGILGK, from the coding sequence ATGTCACGACGGAACTACATAGGCCAATGGATTACCGGTTTAGCAGTGGTATCCACTTTTATTGCATTCCATCTATTATTTCCATCGTCAGAAATCCTCGAGGATTCAAGTTCATACCCAGGGATTGGTTCATTTCGCAGTGAGAAATGGTCTCAGCAACAGAAGCATGAGAAACCCCTGCGTGTTGCTAAATATTACAACAGCGATGCGTCCTTAGACATACCATACCTGGAGAAAATCAATAAGTTCTGGCATGTTAGAGGTTCAAcccaaatcaaaaattggGATGAAATAAAACTCACACGTAGTGGAGAAAGAGAACGCTCGGGGTTAGTACTGTCAAATGGTATTGGTGATAATACCATCgatgattttgaagtaGTAGTTGAATTCGCTATAGATCTTTCAGATAGGACAAAACTTCATGGAGATGGTATGGCAATTGTAATTACATCCCTTCAGGAATATATGACCGCAGATCTACATTCATCATATGCGAAAAAGCAGTTTTATCTGAACCATGGTATAGAGCTAGACAACAACGAGCTGATGGGGTTCCCTCGTAATATTCCCGGTCTTTCAGTAGTGATAGATACTTACAAGAACTCTGCCAACACGAAGTATAAGCCTCCGTTCATTTCTGCGTTTATTAATGATGATGTCAAACAACAGTACTATGATATTAAGAGTGACGGTGTGGATTCCACATGCAGGCATTTAGCCTCGCAAGAGATGCTTTCAGTAATTGATACGAGTAGAGTAAGGATTATATACCTCGAAAGTGTtggatttttgaaaatagaTATTGACTACGGCTTTCAAGACCACTGGACCCAGCTGTTCAAGCAGGAAAAAGGTGTACAACTACCCAAACATCCGCGTACTGGAGAAAGATTCATAGGAGTTGGTGCACGTAACGGAGAATTGACCCAGACGGTTATACTGCACCGTGTTCATACTTACGAATATCACTGGACTCACGACCAAGAGGATAACAAAGAGGATACTTTTGATTATGTAGAGGAGATTACACGATACCTAAAATGGGAGCTAGGCGAAGTGGTCAAGatggaagaagatgaatataCCCGATGGTCGTTAATCCGAGGGCAAATGTATGATGCAGATTTTAAGGAAGACGAGGCGCCTAAAAGGGTTTCATATCTTTTTAGAACaataaaatttttgaagcGATCCTTAGTTTGGCTCGGAATGGCAACTATAGCATACCTCATCTCAGTATATCTGAGAGTAATCCTAAGAAAGAAAGGTTTTTTGAGAGGCAGGATGAAAGGTCGAGAATTTCCTGTGGGCATTCTGGGCAAGTAA
- the SHB17 gene encoding sedoheptulose-bisphosphatase (similar to Ashbya gossypii ADR323C), whose product MPKKPTPRCIVIRHGQTEWSKSGQYTGLTDLPLTEYGVGQMRRTGAAIFGGNYINPEHITYVFTSPRCRALQTVNLVLESLGADIKKNIKIVVDEDLREWEYGDYEGLLTREIEALRRSRGLDQDRPWNIWRDGCENGESSEQVGLRLSRVLARIQNLHRMHMAEGAASDILVFAHGHSLRYFSAIWMKLGVEKTVADEDNSNAAKNKSWQDESVPSVRLEKYRHLVNNPNFLLDAGGIAVLSYAHHNIDEPALALAGAFVCPPEEESQHGGTQRITH is encoded by the coding sequence ATGCCAAAGAAGCCTACTCCTCGTTGTATCGTTATCCGCCATGGCCAAACAGAATGGTCCAAGTCAGGCCAGTACACCGGGTTGACTGATTTGCCCTTGACTGAGTACGGTGTAGGACAAATGAGACGCACTGGCGCTGCTATATTTGGTGGCAACTACATCAATCCAGAGCACATCACCTATGTTTTCACTTCTCCACGTTGTAGAGCACTTCAGACAGTAAACCTTGTGTTAGAATCGTTGGGCGCGgatatcaaaaagaacatcaagatagttgttgatgaagacCTTCGGGAATGGGAGTATGGTGACTATGAAGGCCTTCTGACGAGAGAAATTGAGGCTCTTCGCAGAAGCCGTGGCCTAGATCAGGATAGGCCGTGGAATATCTGGAGAGACGGGTGTGAAAATGGTGAGAGTTCCGAACAAGTTGGTTTGCGCTTATCTAGGGTTCTTGCCAGAATTCAGAATCTGCACCGCATGCACATGGCCGAAGGTGCTGCCAGTGACATCCTAGTTTTTGCTCATGGGCATTCATTACGCTATTTTTCAGCTATCTGGATGAAATTGGGTGTGGAAAAGACAGTTGCAGACGAGGACAACAGTAACGCTGCTAAGAACAAGTCTTGGCAGGACGAAAGTGTGCCTTCCGTGCGACTGGAGAAGTATCGTCATCTTGTGAACAATCCGAACTTTCTTTTGGATGCAGGAGGGATAGCCGTGCTGTCTTATGCCCACCATAACATCGACGAGCCGGCATTAGCCCTTGCGGGTGCGTTCGTCTGTCCACCGGAGGAAGAGTCGCAGCATGGCGGGACGCAGAGAATAACACACTAA
- the UTH1 gene encoding SUN family protein UTH1 (similar to Ashbya gossypii ADR322W): MKGLASVLLVGVCGVGGVVGGEHHAHQEKRPVVTIVNTKYVTVGANEVVKTMTTMGPDLVGKKPLKDFFSEPVATGAVSVEAEESKGSAGLHVGDLVGDLGKLGASIAGDLMAFVRPSEKFADGVVPCGEFPAGQGAVSVPWVGLGGWSSVMDADGHTASECQDGYYCSYACQAGMSKTQWPAEQPGDGKSMGGLYCKDGYLYRTNAESEYLCEWGVDAAVAVNNKDSGIAMCRTDYPASENMVVPTVLSPGDSKPVSIVDGDTYYKWRGMRTSTQYYVNNAGVSVEDGCVWGEPGSGIGNWAPVVLGAGHVGGITYLSIIPNPNNRDPPNFNVKIVASKGSNVIGDCKYENGVYSHGSDGCTASVLSGSAQFVFY, encoded by the coding sequence ATGAAGGGTTTGGCTTCGGTTTTGTTGGTTGGTGTTTGTGGAGTGGGTGgtgttgttggtggtgaGCATCATGCTCACCAGGAGAAGCGGCCGGTTGTTACTATCGTCAATACGAAGTATGTTACTGTTGGCGCGAACGAGGTGGTGAAGACGATGACTACGATGGGGCCGGATCTGGTTGGGAAGAAGCCGCTCaaggattttttttcgGAGCCGGTTGCGACGGGGGCCGTGTCAGTGGAGGCAGAGGAGAGCAAGGGCTCTGCGGGGCTTCATGTGGGCGATTTGGTGGGTGATTTGGGGAAGCTTGGTGCGAGTATCGCGGGGGACTTGATGGCTTTTGTCAGGCCTTCTGAAAAGTTCGCGGACGGTGTTGTGCCTTGTGGTGAGTTTCCTGCCGGGCAGGGCGCGGTGAGTGTACCTTGGGTTGGGCTGGGGGGCTGGTCGTCTGTGATGGACGCGGACGGGCACACAGCGAGTGAGTGTCAGGATGGGTATTACTGTTCCTATGCGTGCCAGGCCGGGATGTCCAAGACGCAGTGGCCCGCTGAGCAGCCGGGGGATGGCAAGTCGATGGGCGGGCTCTACTGCAAGGATGGGTATCTGTACCGGACTAACGCGGAGTCCGAGTATCTCTGTGAATGGGGGGTTGATGCGGCGGTTGCGGTGAACAACAAGGATTCGGGCATTGCGATGTGTCGGACGGATTATCCGGCTTCGGAGAACATGGTTGTGCCCACGGTTTTGAGTCCGGGCGACTCGAAGCCTGTTTCTATTGTCGATGGCGACACGTACTACAAGTGGAGGGGGATGAGGACGTCCACGCAGTACTACGTTAATAATGCGGGTGTGTCGGTGGAGGACGGGTGTGTGTGGGGCGAACCGGGCTCTGGGATTGGGAACTGGGCGCCAGTTGTGCTTGGTGCTGGCCACGTTGGGGGCATCACGTACTTGTCTATCATTCCCAACCCTAACAACCGGGACCCTCCAAACTTCAACGTGAAGATCGTTGCGTCGAAGGGGTCAAATGTGATTGGGGACTGTAAGTACGAGAATGGTGTTTATAGCCATGGCTCGGATGGGTGCACAGCGTCCGTGCTTTCTGGAAGCGCCCAGTTTGTTTTCTACTAA
- a CDS encoding uncharacterized protein (no homolog in Ashbya gossypii), with the protein MPTITTGFQQNPPLSSCLAHASSTCLCRAVRQPAHTNLSCNTTQTWKRKTKSTPSIFRKTTYCCAALRCCRGPSPWLPESCGRSAVTQRSREPSNTMRTIRSISIPDRLSVGIVRPRLRVSFRTSGRQPQGAYARIHNSVTCWPYKGSTGGLERDLLPGYARSAPDK; encoded by the coding sequence ATGCCCACCATCACCACTGGCTTCCAACAAAACCCCCCATTGTCATCTTGCCTTGCCCACGCTTCTTCTACTTGTCTGTGTCGCGCTGTCCGCCAGCCTGCACACACAAACCTCAGCTGTAACACTACCCAAACCTGGAAAAGAAAGACTAAATCCACACCCTCTATATTCCGTAAAACCACCTACTGTTGCGCTGCATTGCGCTGCTGCCGTGGTCCATCGCCCTGGCTACCAGAGAGCTGCGGAAGGAGTGCTGTGACGCAAAGAAGCCGTGAGCCGTCAAACACAATGCGGACAATCAGGTCCATCTCGATTCCAGATCGGCTCTCGGTCGGCATTGTGCGTCCGCGTTTGCGCGTTTCTTTTCGGACATCGGGCAGACAGCCACAGGGGGCGTATGCCCGAATTCACAATTCGGTCACGTGCTGGCCGTACAAAGGAAGCACAGGCGGGCTGGAAAGAGATCTGTTACCCGGCTATGCACGCTCCGCCCCAGATAAGTAG
- a CDS encoding uncharacterized protein (similar to Ashbya gossypii ADR321C) gives MKGAILVYYGIFVTIFSSGIQSLGLVLQRKATCTGGQDGRSVYRSGVWQGGIGLFVGASVLGGTVQIATLPLMVVAPLQSCGLLFNSFFAWVLLGESLGGRLAVVGAVLVCLGGVVLGTLGTQMSCGVAGERHDYEKLVEYGGRGAFLWYFVGSTLVAVWLVCAVYALPQPPRRVGGCGSGQRSGMMLGLASGILSGHSLLCAKCVADIVLERAPGVRVGVVVRQALPVAGLFVVFAVSQLHLLGQTMYHVTMSILYPLVYSVFNTVTILNGAMFYEHEQGISVQYVVVVVLGLLTLGTGMALLSRSSSEGARGGERLGGSDLSGKDCTDMLSGDSIFCYGSMSWEREVSDEDEYVSLPRRHVSGR, from the coding sequence ATGAAGGGGGCAATATTGGTGTACTACGGGATTTTTGTAACGATATTTTCTAGTGGGATTCAGTCGCTCGGGCTGGTATTGCAGAGGAAGGCTACGTGCACGGGGGGCCAAGATGGGCGGTCGGTGTATCGGAGTGGGGTTTGGCAGGGTGGGATAGGGTTGTTTGTTGGGGCTAGTGTTTTGGGGGGCACGGTGCAGATAGCGACGTTGCCGCTGATGGTGGTGGCGCCGTTGCAGTCGTGCGGGCTACTTTTCAACAGTTTTTTTGCGTGGGTATTGCTCGGGGAGAGTCTTGGCGGGCGGCTGGCGGTTGTGGGGGCGGTTCTTGTTTGTCTGGGGGGGGTGGTGCTGGGGACGCTGGGCACGCAGATGAGTTGCGGCGTGGCAGGGGAGCGACACGATTATGAGAAGCTGGTGGAGTATGGGGGGCGGGGGGCGTTTCTATGGTATTTTGTGGGTAGTACTCTGGTTGCAGTGTGGTTGGTGTGTGCAGTGTACGCGCTGCCGCAGCCGCCGCGGAGAGTGGGCGGCTGCGGCAGCGGGCAGAGGAGCGGGATGATGCTTGGGTTGGCGAGTGGGATTCTCTCGGGACACTCGCTTCTGTGCGCCAAGTGCGTGGCGGATATCGTGCTGGAGCGGGCACCTGGGGTCAGGGTGGGGGTTGTGGTTCGGCAGGCTCTGCCGGTGGCGGGGTTGTTCGTTGTGTTCGCGGTGTCGCAGTTGCATCTCTTGGGCCAGACTATGTATCACGTGACGATGTCGATTCTGTATCCGCTGGTGTATTCGGTGTTCAATACGGTGACGATACTGAACGGGGCGATGTTTTACGAGCACGAGCAGGGTATTTCGGTGCAGTATGTGgtggttgttgttttgggTCTTTTGACGCTTGGAACTGGGATGGCGTTGTTATCGAGGTCTTCGTCCGAGGGGGCGAGAGGCGGGGAGAGGTTGGGTGGGAGCGATTTGTCCGGGAAGGACTGTACTGATATGTTATCCGGTGATTCGATATTCTGCTACGGCAGCATGTCATGGGAGAGGGAGGTATCGGACGAAGATGAGTATGTATCTTTGCCAAGACGACATGTCTCAGGCCGATGA